The stretch of DNA ATCCAATTTGTCCACCAATAAATACAGATAAACATAAGGATAAAATTCTCAAAGAATCAATATTTCCTGACAATTTGGTTAATTGTCCGGCAATTCCGGAAATAGAATTTACCAATATAAAAACACTGGCCGTTGCTGCTATTTTTTTGGGAGTATCCCATTTCATTAAGTTCAATATGGGAGAAAGAAATATTCCGCCTCCAATTCCGACCATTCCTGATAAAAATCCGATTGAGCCACCTAATAGACTGTTTTTTACTACACCAGATTTATGATCCTTGTCTGCTACTTCTATACTTCCGGAAGTTTTGATCCATAGCAAAATAGCAGCAATGATCAAACTGATTCCCAAAATAATAAAAAACGTACTCTGACTGATCTTTACTATAGCTCCTAAATACGCCATCGGAACACTAATGATGGTAATGGGAAGTATTTTCTTCCAGTCGGTCTGCTTATTTTTAATATAAATATAAACGCCGCCGATCACCACAATGATATTGCATATTAAGGCGGTAAGACGGATTTCCTGATATGGAAGACTGTACATAGCCAATATAGCAAGGTAGCTCGAACCACCCCCAAAGCCTACGGATGAATAGATAAAGGAAATGAACAGAAAAAAGAAAAATATCTCCCAGTGCATGATTAAGTTTTTATTAAATAGCACTAATTTATGCCTATACAATAATACTCATTTTTGATGATTCAATACTAACCTGATCAAAAAATACACTATCATAAATCGTGAAAGAAATATCTATTCTTCAAAAATATTGCCCTAAGGTTTATAGGTCCCGAATACTCTATCCCAGATAGAAGTATAAAAACCAAAATTTTTAGTTTCATCTCTATGATGTTGATTATGAAACCGGGTTGTGCCTACAAAAAGCCGGTCAAACTTTTCTGGGAAAAACTCTTTGTTCAAATGCCCGATAGTTCCCCATACGAGATTAATCATAAGATAAAACGTTATAGAAACTACAGAAAAATTATAAAAGACCAGCAAGGCTAATATCATTAATCCAAAGCCTATGGTTTCTGCCGGATGTAGTACAAAAAGACTTAAAAAATTAGTATTTACATGTTCATGGTGTTTGCCATGGAGTAGTTTATATACCCAAGGTAAATGAGCTGCATAGTGAAAAAGATACATAAAAAAATCCATGAGAAGGATTAAAGCAAAGACTTCTGACAGCACCCAAACAGGTGAAAGGCTACTTCCAACCTCAATCCATCCATTTTTCCATAAAAAAACACCGATCAACATGACGAAACAATTGCAAGTAATCGTCAGAAAACTTACATATAAATCTGACCTTGAAACCGGATGATTAAGATCACTTAAACTTTGTTTATGACAGGTCTTATCAATGAATAGATAGAGGCCTATTGAAAACAGATAGAGAAAGATATTAACTGTCAAACCAAACACGATCCATTGTGTCCAGGTAAATTGTTCAAATAGTATTATATATTCGGAATTAGAATTCATAAACATCTTCCATATCAACTTAGTCGTATAAATGTATGGATTTCACATTGAAATCAGTTTACATTGTTTTCACAATATAAACTGATCTAATGTATTTATTTGATTTTATAAACTATTTATGATTTCTTATTTCCTGATTTAGCTCTT from Chryseobacterium piperi encodes:
- a CDS encoding sulfite exporter TauE/SafE family protein, with protein sequence MHWEIFFFFLFISFIYSSVGFGGGSSYLAILAMYSLPYQEIRLTALICNIIVVIGGVYIYIKNKQTDWKKILPITIISVPMAYLGAIVKISQSTFFIILGISLIIAAILLWIKTSGSIEVADKDHKSGVVKNSLLGGSIGFLSGMVGIGGGIFLSPILNLMKWDTPKKIAATASVFILVNSISGIAGQLTKLSGNIDSLRILSLCLSVFIGGQIGSRMSIKWNPLIIKRMTAILVFVAGVNILIKYWYHIL
- a CDS encoding sterol desaturase family protein codes for the protein MNSNSEYIILFEQFTWTQWIVFGLTVNIFLYLFSIGLYLFIDKTCHKQSLSDLNHPVSRSDLYVSFLTITCNCFVMLIGVFLWKNGWIEVGSSLSPVWVLSEVFALILLMDFFMYLFHYAAHLPWVYKLLHGKHHEHVNTNFLSLFVLHPAETIGFGLMILALLVFYNFSVVSITFYLMINLVWGTIGHLNKEFFPEKFDRLFVGTTRFHNQHHRDETKNFGFYTSIWDRVFGTYKP